In Synechococcus sp. KORDI-52, one genomic interval encodes:
- the hemE gene encoding uroporphyrinogen decarboxylase → MSDSLPLLLRAARGESVERPPVWMMRQAGRYMKIYRDLRDKYPSFRERSENPDLSYEISMQPFHAFKPDGVILFSDILTPLPGMGIDFDIIESKGPQIGDPIRSMAQVDALRPLNPAESMPFVGEVLGRLRQSVGNEAAVLGFVGAPWTLAAYVVEGKSSKNYAVIKAMAFREPEILHKLLDHFAESIANYLRYQIDSGAQVVQMFDSWAGQLSPADYDTFAAPYQKKVVDLVKQTHPDTPFILYISGSAGVIERMANTGVDIVSLDWTVDMAEALARLPEHVGVQGNVDPGLLFGTPEAIEARIDDCVRKARGRKHILNLGHGILPGTPEENGEAFFRAGKSVMDRLGAVV, encoded by the coding sequence ATGAGCGACTCTTTACCCCTGCTCCTGCGTGCTGCGCGCGGTGAATCGGTGGAGCGTCCTCCGGTGTGGATGATGCGCCAGGCCGGTCGCTACATGAAGATCTACCGGGACCTGCGGGACAAGTACCCCAGCTTCAGGGAGCGGTCCGAAAACCCTGATCTCTCCTACGAGATCTCGATGCAGCCGTTCCACGCCTTCAAGCCCGACGGCGTGATCCTGTTCTCCGACATCCTCACGCCGCTGCCGGGCATGGGGATCGACTTCGACATCATCGAGAGCAAAGGCCCCCAGATCGGCGATCCGATCCGGAGCATGGCCCAGGTGGATGCCCTGCGCCCGCTGAACCCCGCCGAGTCGATGCCCTTCGTGGGAGAGGTGCTGGGTCGTCTGCGCCAAAGCGTTGGCAACGAGGCTGCTGTTCTCGGTTTCGTTGGTGCCCCCTGGACCCTGGCCGCCTACGTGGTGGAAGGCAAGAGCAGCAAGAACTACGCGGTGATCAAGGCCATGGCCTTCCGCGAACCCGAGATCCTGCACAAGCTGCTCGACCACTTCGCCGAGTCGATCGCCAATTACCTGCGCTACCAGATTGATTCCGGTGCCCAGGTGGTGCAGATGTTTGATTCCTGGGCCGGTCAGTTGAGTCCTGCGGACTACGACACCTTCGCTGCGCCTTATCAGAAGAAAGTGGTGGATCTGGTCAAGCAGACACACCCTGACACCCCCTTCATCCTTTACATCTCCGGCAGCGCCGGCGTGATCGAGCGGATGGCCAACACCGGTGTTGACATCGTTTCGCTGGATTGGACCGTGGACATGGCGGAAGCCCTGGCACGGCTGCCCGAGCACGTCGGTGTTCAGGGCAATGTGGACCCCGGCTTGCTGTTCGGCACCCCGGAGGCGATTGAAGCCCGCATCGATGACTGCGTGCGCAAAGCCCGCGGCCGGAAGCACATCCTCAACCTTGGCCACGGAATCCTGCCGGGAACACCAGAGGAAAACGGTGAGGCCTTCTTCCGCGCCGGCAAGAGCGTGATGGACCGTCTAGGGGCTGTCGTTTGA
- a CDS encoding NAD(P)-dependent oxidoreductase yields the protein MTRILVTGASGCVGQYISRWLLDHSDAELLLWLRDPTKLTAVPADHPRIHLLVGDLRDTERFAPELASVNRVIHTATAWGDPERAEQVNVVAVKRMLALLDPSKLEQIIYFSTASVLDRHLRPLPEALAYGTEYIQTKARCLRDLEDHPLAGKVIAVFPTLVFGGRVDGTSPFPTSYLTEGLAEASRWLWLARWLRVDASFHFIHAEDIARICGLLTTRAHEPNREPGQGALRRVVMGQPAISVNDTVKTLCRWRGVARTPGIPLWPWLIETLIRVLPIEVNAWDRFSIRQRHFIHDPVTQPERFGGKSHAPDLATVLSNSGLPNRGSPRSARKV from the coding sequence TTGACCCGCATCCTGGTGACCGGCGCCAGCGGCTGCGTCGGTCAATACATCTCCCGCTGGCTACTGGATCATTCCGATGCAGAGTTGCTGCTCTGGCTGCGGGACCCCACCAAACTCACCGCTGTTCCAGCAGACCATCCCCGCATCCACCTGCTGGTGGGAGACCTGCGGGACACCGAGCGTTTTGCCCCGGAGCTGGCCTCAGTGAACCGGGTGATTCACACAGCCACAGCCTGGGGTGACCCCGAACGGGCCGAACAGGTGAATGTGGTGGCCGTGAAACGGATGCTGGCGCTTCTGGATCCCAGCAAGCTGGAGCAGATCATTTATTTCTCGACGGCCAGCGTGCTCGATCGGCACCTACGGCCCCTGCCGGAAGCTCTGGCCTACGGCACGGAATACATCCAGACGAAGGCTCGCTGCCTCAGGGATCTTGAGGATCATCCCCTGGCCGGCAAAGTGATCGCCGTGTTTCCCACATTGGTGTTCGGCGGGCGCGTCGATGGCACCAGCCCCTTCCCCACCAGCTATCTCACTGAAGGCTTAGCTGAAGCCAGCCGCTGGCTCTGGCTGGCCCGTTGGCTTCGGGTGGATGCGAGCTTCCACTTCATCCATGCGGAAGACATCGCCCGCATCTGTGGCCTTTTGACCACACGCGCCCATGAACCGAACCGTGAACCCGGGCAGGGGGCTCTGCGCCGGGTGGTAATGGGACAACCGGCCATCTCGGTGAACGACACCGTGAAAACCCTTTGCCGCTGGCGAGGTGTGGCCCGAACGCCCGGAATTCCGCTTTGGCCATGGCTGATCGAGACCCTGATCCGCGTTCTGCCGATCGAAGTGAATGCCTGGGACCGGTTCAGCATTCGGCAGCGCCACTTCATTCACGACCCGGTGACGCAGCCCGAGCGTTTCGGTGGCAAAAGCCATGCCCCAGACTTGGCAACAGTTCTTAGCAATTCCGGCCTGCCCAATCGCGGAAGCCCCAGATCCGCGCGTAAGGTTTGA
- the petE gene encoding plastocyanin, whose translation MRSVIRTIAAACCAFLMLIGLNVGSAQAATVEVKLGTDGGMLAFEPATVNIKAGDTVKFVNNKLAPHNAVFEGHDEYSHSDLAFNPGESWEETFATAGTYDFYCEPHRGAGMVGKVIVE comes from the coding sequence ATGCGCTCAGTCATCCGCACCATTGCAGCTGCATGCTGCGCCTTCCTGATGCTGATCGGCCTCAACGTCGGCAGCGCTCAAGCCGCCACCGTTGAAGTGAAGCTCGGCACCGACGGAGGCATGCTCGCTTTCGAGCCCGCCACCGTGAACATCAAGGCCGGCGACACCGTCAAATTCGTCAATAACAAGCTCGCTCCTCACAATGCGGTTTTCGAGGGCCACGACGAGTACAGCCACTCTGATCTCGCCTTCAACCCCGGCGAATCCTGGGAGGAAACCTTCGCCACAGCCGGCACCTACGACTTCTACTGCGAGCCCCACCGCGGCGCTGGCATGGTTGGCAAAGTGATTGTTGAGTGA
- a CDS encoding c-type cytochrome, protein MARLPGLILTLMLIIGATGLLAAPATAVDSPALERGEQIFNSNCAACHMGGGNVIRANRTLKISDLNDHLEAYSKSPLEALEQEIEDGLNAMPSYADTLSEEEIVAVATYVEQRAELGWSRR, encoded by the coding sequence ATGGCACGCCTACCAGGGCTGATCCTGACGTTGATGTTGATCATTGGTGCGACAGGGCTGCTTGCGGCTCCGGCCACAGCGGTCGACAGCCCTGCTTTGGAGCGAGGAGAGCAGATTTTCAACAGCAACTGTGCGGCTTGCCACATGGGGGGCGGCAATGTGATTCGCGCCAACCGGACGCTGAAGATCAGCGACCTGAACGACCACTTGGAGGCCTACTCCAAGTCCCCGCTGGAGGCCCTGGAGCAGGAGATCGAGGATGGGCTGAATGCCATGCCCAGCTATGCCGACACACTGAGCGAAGAGGAGATCGTTGCGGTGGCCACCTACGTTGAACAGCGGGCCGAATTGGGCTGGTCCAGGCGATGA
- a CDS encoding Nif11-like leader peptide family natural product precursor: protein MSREALRDFLRAVEHHQGLRRDAAQCTDDDQLLALARRHGFKVIQRDLCDDARESAITRWFETSRIQRSFQSPPSQSPKP from the coding sequence ATGAGTCGTGAAGCTCTTCGAGATTTTCTACGGGCTGTGGAGCATCATCAGGGCTTGCGCCGCGATGCTGCCCAGTGCACTGATGATGATCAACTTTTAGCCCTGGCACGCCGCCATGGGTTCAAGGTGATCCAACGAGATCTCTGCGACGATGCCCGGGAATCAGCCATCACCCGCTGGTTCGAGACCAGCCGGATCCAGCGCTCTTTTCAATCACCACCGTCTCAATCACCAAAACCCTGA
- a CDS encoding glycine zipper 2TM domain-containing protein encodes MHISASRSVQSNLVKPSCGSMKKTVVALLPGVLLTSLLQGPVLAHKDYSQAKTCYQNEYVEKYHPGTREKPGYVSSREEKVQRPCPKNLHFHGQTSHKHQQGNLAHDHHSHSTMTTGARADVRESVQEDNNSCLEGSLAGGVLGGALGGVLAKKDNWIWSIPAGAVGGALVGCQVDGG; translated from the coding sequence ATGCATATTTCAGCGAGTCGTTCGGTGCAGAGTAATCTCGTGAAACCGAGCTGCGGGTCAATGAAGAAAACAGTGGTGGCACTCCTGCCAGGAGTCTTGTTGACTTCTTTGTTGCAAGGGCCAGTGTTGGCGCACAAGGATTATTCTCAGGCAAAAACGTGCTATCAGAATGAGTACGTTGAGAAATATCACCCCGGAACCCGTGAGAAGCCTGGGTATGTGAGCAGTCGCGAGGAGAAAGTCCAGCGCCCATGCCCCAAGAATCTGCATTTTCATGGGCAAACAAGCCACAAGCACCAACAAGGGAATCTCGCCCATGATCACCATTCCCACTCCACAATGACCACAGGCGCGCGCGCTGATGTGCGTGAATCAGTGCAAGAGGACAACAATTCTTGCTTGGAAGGAAGCTTGGCTGGCGGTGTTTTAGGGGGTGCTCTGGGCGGTGTTCTTGCGAAAAAGGACAACTGGATTTGGTCAATTCCAGCTGGTGCGGTTGGCGGTGCTCTTGTTGGCTGCCAAGTGGATGGAGGTTGA